AGAAAGTCGATCCGTCTCGATCAGACGTTCTTTCTCCTTCTTCAAAGTGAGAAGAAATTGATATTCGTCCTTGAATTGCACAGGAAGAACCGCAATCCCATTTTCTTCTAAGGAATCGAATAACGGATTCTCTTCCGAAGGTGTTTTAGGAAAGCAAGCAGAGGAAACGAATTTCGAAAATCTCACCTGTCCTTTTGAAAGAAGAAGAGCATCACCTTGCAGGATCCGATTTCTTTTCGTGAATCCGGGAGACCAGGTTTCCAGAACGGAGATTGCCCTTCTTCTCAGGTCCGGAAAAATTTCTAGGGAAAGGATTTTCGCGCCCATCGCATCCAGGATCGCCGAGAGATAGCCGGAACCTGTCCCTATTTCCAGCACAGTGTCGGAAGAATTGATCCGGAGCCGATTGACTATATAGGCCACTATATAAGGCTGAGAGATGGTTTGTTCATCGCCGATCGGAATGGCCTTATCCTCATAAGAAAGATGTCGGACTTCCTCCGGAAGAAACAGATGTCTAGGGACTTTCAAAAAAGCGGAGAGCAAGTTTTCGTCCAGGATCCCTCTTCCCACAATTTGCTCTCGTACCATCTTCTCTCTCGCGAGAATCGTCTCGGGAGTATCGAACGAAGAGGAAGAGTCTGATTTAGGATTTTCCATTGACGCCTAGGCCCGACTCAGTAATTTGGTTCTGGGTTCGGCTCTGTAGCTCAGTCGGTAGAGCAGAGGACTGAAAATCCTTGTGTCGGCAGTTCGATTCTGCCCGGAGCCAAATCCAACTTATCCCTTCTTTCTTTCCTCTCCCAGTTTCCATAGTTCAGTAAAAACCAGATCCTCCACCTGTTTGCAAAGCTCAGGTTTATATAATTTCTTTACCGGAGGCTTAGGATAGACATGGATCTCATCCGTGTCCGGAATATAAGTCAGCATCCTTAGGATCTGGTCCTCTCCTTCGATTTCATACATCGTATAAGACATTCCCTTAGAAGGGATGATTTGAGAAGTTTCCAGGTATTTCATTCTTCGTTTCTATTTGGCCGATCTCATTTGAAAAGAAGTAATTCTAATACATAAAACATGAAAACGCTTGTACTAAAACTGCTTCTTCTATAAGTTTTCCCAATGACTCGCTCTTCCATGAGAGCCGACGAGAGCTTTCTCGTTGGGATCACCGGTATGATTGGAGGAGGAAAGTCCACGGTTGCCCGTCTCTTGGAAGAGTTAGGAGCCTTTCGGATCAGTGCGGACGAGTTAGCTCGTAAATTCACTGAACCGGATAGCCCGATCACCGAAGAATTGGTCCAAGCCTTGGGCAAAGATATATTGGATGAGTCCGGCAAGTTGGATCGCAAACGGATCGCCAAATTAGTATTTGGGAATCCGGAGAAGTTGAAAGCCTTAAACGGCCTTACTCATCCTAGGATCCGAAATGAGTTCTTGGACATCCTGAACAGGCAGGGCAAGGGAACTTTAGTGGCCTGGGAAGTTCCGCTTCTTTTCGAAACGGACTCTTTCACTCTTTGCGATGCTACCGTATGCGTGATCTCCGACATTAGCTCTTCTCTTGAAAGGGCTGCCAAAAGAGACGGGATCAGCAAAGAAGAGGTGGAAGCAAGGGCCAAAAACCAGCTTTCTCTTCAGGGAAAAGCCGAGAAGGCCGACTATTCTCTTAAGAACACAGGGGATTTGGAAGACCTTCGCAAAGAATGCGAACTATTGTACTCTAAGTTGAGGGAAAGAATGAAATGAAAGAGAAAGTTTTCTACGTCATTAATCTAGACAATAAAAGAATCACGTTATTATCCCTATTTCTAGTAGGACTTCTCTTTTCCTTCTTCTTCTTAGGAGTTTCTGTGGGAAGAAAGAGAGGTCAGGTCCAAGATGATCTGACCTTGAACTCGAATCGCGAAAGTTTGCAGGCAATGTCCTCTTCTTCCGTGACCCAAAATCTAGAAGAGTCTGCGAAACTCTCGGAAACCAAACGAGAAGAAGAAGTGAAGTTCCGAAATCTTCCTCCAGGAGCAGAAGTTGTCGACCTGAGAGCGGAGCCTTCTCCGACTAAGAAAGAAGAACCTTCCAAGATCGAGACCGAGGCTCCGGTTTCTTCCGAAAAAAAATTAGTTCGCAAGGAAAAGGAACCAAAAAAATCCGTTGGGACTCCGCATAAAAAACTTTCTCATAAAGTAGATAAGGACTTTTTCGTTCAGGTAGCGGCCTTCAAAACAAAAGAAAAAGCGGACGAACTCAAATCGTCCTTAGGTGGGAAGTCTTACGTGAAAAAAACGAAAAACGGATATTTCACGGTTCGCTTAGGCAATTTTCCTTCTAAGGATGACGCGGAGAAATCTATGAAAAGACTTCCCGCAAATTTGAAAGAGAACTCTTTGGTCTCTAAGGAATAATTTCAATCTCTCGGAGAACGTTTGTACATTTCTTTCGAGTGTGAATTGCTTAGACATCAGTCTTTCGTTTTTTCAATTGACCGACTAACCGGGAAACTTCACTTTCGTTGTTAATAGAAATGGATCAAAAAGAACTCGAACCAGTTCGCATCGCCGTTGTAAGATCCACCATAGATAGATTGCGTCATACGTATTCGGACCTGATTGGCTCGATTAAGGGATACGACGGAATTCCAAGCTTCTTCGAAAATAATTTATACGCTCCCAGCAATAAGGAAGAAAGAGACAGCGCTCTCGAAAGCCTTTACGAAAAATTAAAAACCGTCGCGGGCAAGTCGATGACGGACAATATCCATCAAATCATTCTATTAAATAGGATGACTGACTCCTTAGATTTTGATACTGCCAAAGTGGTGATCGAGAATAATCTAATAGAGGACGGATTCATTCCCCAAGAAGGATTGTATGCAGCGTTAGGCGCAGTTGGAAGATTCGAGGACAGAAAAGAACAAATCCGCATGGTCGGAGAGACTTTGAAATTCTTCTTTTCACTTTCCAAACTCCCGATGGTAAAACTAATAATGGCACCGATCAAAGTAGCCGCCTCTATGGTCGGAGCAACTTCTCTCGTTGATACGATGGAAGCAGGTTACAATCTCTCCACTAAGATCAAGGATTTACAACCTTTCATCGATTCCTTTGTAGATAGAGAGAACCGACTCCTGGGCAAACTGATCAACGGCGAAAAGATAGACGCCTGATCTTTTCTCTTTCCTTTCTCAAATCTAATTCTAATTCGAATCCCTCTTGCTATTTTTTCCGGACAATATCCAATCTTGTCCCGATCGGATCTTAGATCCGCGGAGGATGGGTTCATGTTTATCGGACATTATAGTGTTGCGTTTGCCGCAAAGAAGGTGGAGCCTAAGACTCCTCTTTGGGCCACTTTCTTAGGAGTCCAATTCGTAGACATTCTGTTCATGATCTTTATCGTATTCGGGATCGAAGGTGTTCGATTTGTTCCCGGGATTAACGAAGTGAATAGCTTTGATCTGTATTTTATGCCTTATACCCACAGTCTTGTCGCAGGGATTGTATGGGGAATTATAGCGGCTCTTTTCTTTAAGTATATATTATTAAGATCTAAACCGTATACAAGCTCTACTAAGAATAGGATCTCTGTATTGATCGGACTCAGCGTTCTCTCTCATTATTTTCTGGATCTACCTATGCATAATCAGGACTTGCCGATCCTTTTCGATTCGGGACCAAAAATCGGCTTCGGACTTTGGAATCATAGATACTTATCCATGGGAACAGAGTTTATTTTAACTCTAGTCGGTTTGCTTTTGTATTTCCGAGCAACGAAGCCAGGTCCAGGATTTGTAGGACAGTATGGAATGACCCTATTTTCGGGATTTCTGTTTCTTCTAGTGCTTTCGACTCCATTCATGCCCCCTCCTCAAAGCATTCCTGAATTTTCCACTTCTTCTTTGATTGGATATATTCTGTTGATTGTTTTGGCGGGTTGGTTGGACAGCAAAAGAATTCCGGTTGAGTCCTGAGGGCTAAATAGAATATTATAATTCTCGAAATCACTCGAATGCGGCTTTTTAGATCAGAAGCCGCATTTTCGGAAAACTAAAGATAAGAGAAGGCC
Above is a window of Leptospira semungkisensis DNA encoding:
- a CDS encoding FFLEELY motif protein, with the translated sequence MDQKELEPVRIAVVRSTIDRLRHTYSDLIGSIKGYDGIPSFFENNLYAPSNKEERDSALESLYEKLKTVAGKSMTDNIHQIILLNRMTDSLDFDTAKVVIENNLIEDGFIPQEGLYAALGAVGRFEDRKEQIRMVGETLKFFFSLSKLPMVKLIMAPIKVAASMVGATSLVDTMEAGYNLSTKIKDLQPFIDSFVDRENRLLGKLINGEKIDA
- a CDS encoding protein-L-isoaspartate O-methyltransferase family protein — encoded protein: MENPKSDSSSSFDTPETILAREKMVREQIVGRGILDENLLSAFLKVPRHLFLPEEVRHLSYEDKAIPIGDEQTISQPYIVAYIVNRLRINSSDTVLEIGTGSGYLSAILDAMGAKILSLEIFPDLRRRAISVLETWSPGFTKRNRILQGDALLLSKGQVRFSKFVSSACFPKTPSEENPLFDSLEENGIAVLPVQFKDEYQFLLTLKKEKERLIETDRLSVKFVPLLGRTELL
- the coaE gene encoding dephospho-CoA kinase (Dephospho-CoA kinase (CoaE) performs the final step in coenzyme A biosynthesis.) — its product is MTRSSMRADESFLVGITGMIGGGKSTVARLLEELGAFRISADELARKFTEPDSPITEELVQALGKDILDESGKLDRKRIAKLVFGNPEKLKALNGLTHPRIRNEFLDILNRQGKGTLVAWEVPLLFETDSFTLCDATVCVISDISSSLERAAKRDGISKEEVEARAKNQLSLQGKAEKADYSLKNTGDLEDLRKECELLYSKLRERMK
- a CDS encoding SPOR domain-containing protein; the protein is MKEKVFYVINLDNKRITLLSLFLVGLLFSFFFLGVSVGRKRGQVQDDLTLNSNRESLQAMSSSSVTQNLEESAKLSETKREEEVKFRNLPPGAEVVDLRAEPSPTKKEEPSKIETEAPVSSEKKLVRKEKEPKKSVGTPHKKLSHKVDKDFFVQVAAFKTKEKADELKSSLGGKSYVKKTKNGYFTVRLGNFPSKDDAEKSMKRLPANLKENSLVSKE